One window of Diabrotica undecimpunctata isolate CICGRU chromosome 8, icDiaUnde3, whole genome shotgun sequence genomic DNA carries:
- the LOC140448704 gene encoding uncharacterized protein: MAAFLVEEKECEEYYKRTIKRDNERRFEVKITFNSNTRPLGDSKQQAYVRLLQLEKKFQRDRNLEKEYRKFMKEYEDLGHMKLNKTETINRQEYYLPHHSVIKEDIITTKCRAVFDASSKCLTGISLNDIMHSGLRLQQDLTNILINWNSYKITYTADLEKMFRQIKIAEEDQVYQKILWRQSVKEPIKEYQLSTVAYGMKAIPCIKNDTGLT, from the coding sequence TAGAAGAAAAAGAGTGTgaagaatattataaaagaacCATAAAAAGGGATAACGAAAGAAGATTTGAAGTTAAAATAACCTTCAATTCTAATACACGCCCATTAGGGGACTCAAAACAGCAAGCATATGTGAGACTGCTGCAATTAGAGAAGAAATTTCAAAGAGACAGAAACCTTGAAAAAGAGTACAGGAAATTTATGAAGGAATATGAAGACTTAGGtcacatgaaattgaataaaaccgaaaccataaataggCAAGAGTATTACCTTCCTCATCATTCAGTAATAAAAGAGGATATTATCACAACAAAATGTAGAGCTGTGTTTGACGCTTCTAGTAAATGTTTAACAGGAATTAGTCTCAATGATATAATGCACTCTGGACTTCGTTTGCAACAAGAtcttacaaatatattaataaattggaaCTCGTACAAAATAACATATACggcagatctagagaaaatgtttaggcaaataaagataGCTGAAGAAGATCAAGTTTACCAGAAGATATTATGGAGACAGTCTGTAAAAGAACCAATAAAGGAGTATCAGTTGTCAACAGTAGCATACGGTATGAAGGCCATACCTTGCATTAAGAACGATACAGGACTTACGTAA